The Micromonospora sp. Llam0 genome includes a window with the following:
- the mshC gene encoding cysteine--1-D-myo-inosityl 2-amino-2-deoxy-alpha-D-glucopyranoside ligase, with the protein MDSWTGHEVPRLPGTGVPLALFDSARRAVVPTRPVDPATMYVCGITPYDATHLGHAATMLAFDLVQRIWRDAGHRVRYVQNVTDVDDPLLERAARDGEDWIVLAMRETALFREDMEALRIIPPDHYVGAVESIPAIAERVGVLLDRGAGYRLADGTGDVYFDVAAAPRFGYESNLSREQMLVFAAERGGDPQRPGKRDPLDPLLWRGARDGEPAWDGGPLGPGRPGWHIECAVIALGLLGDRIDVQGGGNDLLFPHHECSAAHAEVLTGTGPFAAHYAHAGMIGLNGEKMSKSRGNLVFVSRLRGDGVPPMALRLALISGHYRADRQWTDDTLKTGQQRWHRWHEAARSAAGPSGAELLAGVRGRLADDLDTPGALALIDEWADHALAGTGADPQAPALMAETCDALLGVRLRD; encoded by the coding sequence ATGGACTCCTGGACCGGTCATGAGGTGCCCCGGCTGCCCGGCACGGGTGTGCCGTTGGCGTTGTTCGACTCCGCTCGGCGGGCGGTGGTACCGACCCGGCCGGTCGACCCGGCGACGATGTACGTCTGCGGGATCACCCCGTATGACGCCACCCACCTCGGGCACGCCGCGACCATGCTCGCGTTCGATCTGGTGCAGCGGATATGGCGGGACGCCGGGCACCGGGTGCGGTACGTGCAGAACGTCACCGATGTCGATGATCCGCTGCTGGAGCGGGCGGCCCGCGACGGGGAGGACTGGATTGTTCTCGCGATGCGGGAGACCGCGCTGTTCCGGGAGGACATGGAGGCGTTGCGGATCATCCCGCCGGACCACTACGTGGGTGCGGTGGAGTCGATCCCGGCCATCGCCGAGCGGGTCGGCGTCCTGCTCGACCGCGGTGCCGGCTACCGGCTGGCCGACGGCACTGGCGACGTGTACTTCGACGTGGCCGCCGCGCCGCGGTTCGGCTACGAGTCGAACCTGTCCCGGGAGCAGATGCTGGTCTTCGCCGCCGAGCGGGGTGGCGATCCGCAGCGTCCGGGTAAACGTGACCCGCTGGATCCGCTGCTGTGGCGCGGTGCCCGCGACGGTGAGCCGGCCTGGGACGGCGGTCCGCTCGGCCCGGGCCGACCGGGCTGGCACATCGAGTGCGCGGTGATCGCACTGGGCTTGCTGGGTGACCGGATCGACGTCCAGGGCGGCGGCAACGACCTGCTCTTCCCCCATCACGAATGCTCCGCCGCGCACGCGGAGGTGCTGACCGGCACCGGCCCGTTCGCCGCACACTACGCGCACGCCGGGATGATCGGCCTCAACGGCGAGAAGATGTCCAAATCCCGGGGCAACCTGGTCTTCGTCTCCCGGCTGCGGGGTGACGGGGTGCCGCCGATGGCACTGCGGCTGGCACTGATCTCCGGGCACTACCGGGCTGATCGCCAGTGGACCGACGACACACTCAAGACCGGTCAGCAACGGTGGCACCGGTGGCACGAGGCCGCCCGGTCCGCCGCCGGGCCGTCCGGCGCGGAGCTGCTCGCCGGGGTCCGTGGCCGGCTGGCCGACGATCTCGACACCCCGGGTGCGTTGGCCCTGATCGACGAGTGGGCCGACCACGCGCTCGCCGGTACCGGCGCGGACCCGCAGGCCCCGGCGTTGATGGCCGAGACCTGCGATGCCCTGCTCGGGGTGCGCCTGCGCGACTGA